The following is a genomic window from Drosophila busckii strain San Diego stock center, stock number 13000-0081.31 chromosome 2L, ASM1175060v1, whole genome shotgun sequence.
tgttttgcttttgttacttATTTGAATTAGAGTCTCGCACAGCccgtttacatttttaatgagGCGCAAGCATTGCGAATTCCATTTAACTTGTCTAgagaaataaaacaatttatgtgttttttgtgtgttttatatgcaaactgcgtaaaatgcaattaaaatttcagtGTTAATGCTTGCGATGTacttaaaactaaagcttaaagGTCTAGGAAAACTAATTTTCGTAATAAATTTAGCACGCTTAATCAGTCCGATATGATTGTTGCAAATACGTTCCACAATCAGAAACTATTTAGATCGCTAGAGTCccacgttgttgttgttgtttggtctGTTGTGGTATTTCGACATTTCTGATTGCTGTTTAGAAAGCAAAAATTGATAAAGTGTAGCATAAtctttcaaatattatttatgaaccttataaattgataaacaaacaaaaagttctACATATAGAACGCTTTACTGTATTTaccgtttgctgctgctgttgttattactgTTAGCTCGCTGTTGTTCATTCCAATGATTCTTCTGCCATTTTTGTTGCGCCACCACATCCAATGAGTTGCTGCTACGCTCTTGCCCCACACGCTGCTCGCGTTGCTGCAAACGCTTGTAGCAATCATCAAGTGTTTCACGCCAAGGCAACAAGCgtttggctttgctgctgctgtgactaCAGTAGGGGGGATTGGTGACtgaactggagctggagctggagcagggCGGCGCTGGTGGCAAACACATTTTGTAGACTTCATTATCCCatagctgctgccattgcggATAGCCCAGCTCGGAGATAATATAGTCGGGCTGTTTGGAAATCATTTTGTTGTAGGAACTGTAGATAGCAAGAATAATCAAGATAAAGTTAAGTGCAAACGagtaatgtttaaaatatgcgAGAATTTGTTTTGGGGAGACGCTTTAAATATCACAAGCTAAAAACCTTAAGCTAAACTACTCCATCGCTTGTTTATCTTTGCTCCACATGCTTAATGTGCtattaaatgtgttttatttgtagtCAAAGCATTAAGCGCTTTACTTAGTCTTATATAATTTGCCTTAAATTCAGGTTTGAAAGCAGCAATTGCTcaacaacttttaattaatcagcCTTACGTTGCTGATATGCATCTTTAAAGTTAATACAAGTTTTGATTACTACTCTACATATATTAGCTATATAAAAGTCTGTATAACTTAATGCGTATACATGATTTttcttcaatttattttgctgcttatattaaatgctaatcCCTctgattttattgctttattctGCGCTCTGCTCTTTCGCACGCATATCAGTTGGCACTCTACATATATACTTTGAATTCCCCCTTTTGTGGTTTCGCTTTGCATATTCCATATCAACATTGTAATTGTAGCGGCGTCTGAGATCTTTGTTTATAAAGCTGTTTCGATTTATGGCGACTTACAACATGCCCAAAGGGGCAGCCAAACTAACATGCAAATGTTATAACTTATTTACTTTGTATCTATagcaatatttgcattttgttctGCCACGTCTTGTGCCATTTCtaaggcaaaagaaaaaagtttgcGCTAATTATTAGCGCTCACTGTGggcgaagcagcagcagcaacaagtataagaacaataataaaagcgaaTTAAATCGCCCCGTTTATGGTCTGCCCAGGGCgcaagttttttatatattttttttttttgtttctttccACCTCTTCCAACAGCTCTGTGGGCCATTTTGATTGAAAAAGAATCTTAGCTTCCACATGCGTTCCACAGCTTCTTGCCACGCTCAgcgttttgcgttttgctgcatgtttttttatgttgatttttattttcatattttgtctCTTTTTTAATGTGTGCAACCAGTTTTTCTAGTCTTTTGTCTTagggtgtttttttttaaatttatacaacgTTGCAACAACGTGCCCCTCTTTGTAGTAAGTATATGTATGCGCttgttgaaaattgtttatggcTTTAGCTAAATATACATCTGGGCacgtgttttgttttcattttatttcccACTTTTATTTCATTGGCATAGTCTCTTattgttgacattaaattGTGGGCGAAAAGTGAAAGGatctataatatttttaaatgatttccCAGGCGTTCACTCGAAACcagtttgctttacttttaataaacattcAGTAATCAAAAAGTCTTCAGACTTTCTCTCTCCCAATCAAACCTAACATGCAAGCTTAAATGATCTCAAGCAGAGCGccatcaatttcaattgaaaaaaacgACACACGTTACGTTTAATTGTGCAtttccattaaaaaaaatatacccGACATTGGACTCTCTAGTTTGCCTTTCACCGTCAGCTGACGACGCCGACGCCCCCGAAGTCAGGGCTAGTTTACCTACGCTCCCGCTAATTTCATTATAACAATTGATTTCATTGTGCAATCATTgtcatgcaacaacaaaaagcaacaacaattgcagtaACAATGAATCCGTTTCACGACAACTTGCGGTTAACGAATGAGTAGCTtgaagatacagatacaactACAGGTATCTCAGATTCAAttcacagctgctgttgatctCTGACGTTTGCATTCTAGTCCCCAACCCAAGTCGCTGACTCAAGTCGCAAAATTTCCAAAACGTCAGtgtggttttatttttgccatgaacctttgctttgctctttaaCATTCCCCATATTGTTAATAACTTTCACTTACGTACGCACTACGACACGCACCTTTTGCTTTcttattttgcactttttgctgcttttttaggcctttggcttttctttttagcaCCAATTGGAATTTCTTTTGCGTGGCAATCGTAGTCGCAGTCACGATGTCTTTGCCTCGTTTCGAATTCTTTACGTTTATCTTCTGACCCTCGTGCCAACGTGCGCGCCACAAGAAAGCCGCTTTACAACTGAATTCTACACGATTTCAACAGCcaagctcgcgctctcttttttttaatgctctgCAGAAGAATTGAGTAAGGGGTATGCTTGACTATCTACTCAGTCGAAACTTCAAACgctgtttttaaattgttttggctATGGtggcttaaataataatattacagTTTAATATTTAGATTGTTAGCTTGCTAtgttgctataattttatacaaatctacattcttataatttttaattgcagcgcaattttgttttcaaataataaaattgcagtttaatatttgtattgttaGGAATGTTTAGTTTCGTAAATTTAAGATGCAtctaaattgttatttttgaaatttataattacagGAGTTAGACaggcaaatttataaacaatgtaTGTTAAATTCTATTGGCTATAAATGCCTAATGAACAGCTACTATTAATTGCAGCTattacattaattaaagcaatactTTACCCTAAGtaaaatttagcatttattgcaaaatattgctataattaatttgtttatttaataaatacagaGCATACTGTCAGCTCATCATTTGCTTTTGGTATATTCAaagtaattgttgtttttctaCAGCTTCTATACACTACACGTGCTGTGGATTCCATTTAAACTAGCTCTCTTACATAGCATCCACATGCAATGCTTTGTTTGCAAGCGATCAAAGCGCTCTTAGTCCACAACAGTCGCTCTCTTgctgttgcgctctctctctctctcttaattaaaaacaaaagctgcggCTACAAACCGCTTTGAGTGCCATCGCATATAAAatgataattgaaattttacctgtgctgatttgttttttttttgcatgcaatttgttgttgttgttgctgtgagGGGCgcagttttaatttgtgtattgCTTTTAAGGTTTTTGAACCTGCAATTGgttttatgtaaatgtatttgttaaaCTTACATTATGGCTAAAcgcaaactttttatttgcaattaaattttattgtatcttattagtaaaaaataaattatgtatcaGTTATCACGCGGCATGATTAAGCATTTTGtataatacgtatacgtatgaGTATGAGGTGCaaatataacgtatacgcgttagttattaattgcttgcaatGCGCTAAATGCAGTTAAAAACTGAGCTCATTTATCAAGCTGAGAActtgttgtaatttatatattttttatatatttccaGATGCCAAGATGTTAATCTCAGGAAAGAATATGTCAATCTGGTCGAATCAGTGCGTGATGCTGGCGGTGAAGTTAAAATATTCTCTAGCATGCATATATCGGGAGAACGTAAGTACTagacaatatatatatagtgttgCTATAGAATAAAAATTGTTCGCGCTTCAGCAAGTGAAGTCATAACATAGAAGAAAGTGTTAAGTGATGAATCACTACagaaataaaactttatttataagcatatcACTTGCTACAGGGAAACTCGCAATTGTTGTAATGTTAATATAAAgttttcagcttttttttgttgctgcgtaGGCCTCCCTCTGTCTAATGACCTCGTTAAGAATTCTATTTTTGAATGAGCTCGCCTGCAGATGTGCACTCATCACATAACATTATGcttcatacatatatttcttttgatgCTTGCTCCTGGGCTGGGGACTGGGGGCTTGAGACAAGTGTGGAAATGCTAAATTGAGCAGCTGGAGACttcatttgctttgaaatttcttttaaattaatagaattttgCTGGCTCTggcgttaattaaaattgcattttacatgttatttttttagggtaaatatttttgggtcgtctttttaaaaatagcaaatttcTTATGTGCACTCTGCTTGGCAAATGACTCacgtgtttgcattttatactCTAACTCTTTGGGTGAAGTGggcatttttaaaagctttaaatcaTATTCTTTAAGTTGGCTTAATTGTATTATAAATCTTTAATagtggcaacaaaaatatttcaagcttaTCTAATCTTTAGCAGtgtcaaacataaaaattatactcAGCAATTTAAAGTGTATAGTTTAgtgtgaataaaaaaaaaattggcagAAGGCGTGTCAAACTTTGTCTGTCTTTATCCCTTATTGATGTATAGAGTCTTGCAAAGTCGACTGCACTTCACCGAATTATTCTTGtagcttttgcatttgttcTTATCAATTGTCACTTCGACTTGGCAACGTTTTGCCCATTTTAGCACGTAAATGGGTCGTTTGCGATTTTAAAATAGCATTAATACTTTTTCGCACGCTAAAGTGTatgaacataaatatatataaatttacatacttataaatttcaacagcTCACTCGAATATTTCCACATCAATTTGCTTGTTATCTTTTTTTAAGGCGCTTCCTTCTCAAGTGcgctttcttttattttgttgccagcTGCCCGACTTAATCAACTTATATAAACATTGTACAAcaagtgtaaacaaaataaaaagcacttGATTTCAATTGTGTGCAGATAGCGCTTTAATCTTTTCGAATAAACAGAACCTATGCTAAACGCAAGCAGCTTGAGCTATGCCAAAGAttattgcatatattataaattgtttacaaagtTAAATGAGTTCATTATATgttagaatttaaattgcagttagATCAGCAcctttttgcttgccacaagttGAATGTTAAGTTCAAAACTGAGTCAGTCGGAACCGGTAAGCCTTGAATTTTACAACTTGGCCGATAGTTGTAACTCCTACACTATGtgcaaaaactgaaaaaaaacgcaaatcTTAACAAATTGCTAGCTAGTTAACTGTTTGACTTGCATTGGGCAATTAGCCTTGAATAGACGTTTTAACTGTGGGAATTATGCATAAGACTTGTTTTGGGCTAATGAACGGATAtccaaattgcaatttacaatCTTGTCGACTTGATTTTGTTCTCAGggtttttataatttagagTGCAGacaaattagcataaaattttaaatagaaacATTGGTGAGAAGCAAATAATTCAGTTGAAATTCGATGTTTCTTATTCTTACTGCATATCcctaacttttattttcatttattcttTTCAGAACTTGCCCAACTCACAGGCATAGCCGCTTTATTACGTTTTCCCATGCCCGAACTGGAGGACAGTGATGATGAAGACGACGAGGAAGGTGCAGCCGGTGGCAACGACAGCGATAGTGATTAagaaactaaaactaaaacaatacttagcattttttataaaaacaaaaacgaacgaaaaaacaattgttagcaaACATGAACatgaaagaaaacaaaaacacatctAGTGTAATAGGTACTACGACAGACTTGGACTGTGTCAGGGCATATACAAtactataaatatgcaattacaattttttaggtttattcaaatatataataggCGACAGTTTGCAAATTGCATCGACGCGCGCGttagttaaaattataatGGATTTAAAAAACTGCTTTCAATTTCTATAACAACGGCTATATaaagttgttaaatttaaaacataaaaacaacattaaatcaacaatttcatttttatgcttcattgtgctatttataacaaattgtttcgCTGCAATAGATTTATGAAACTCTGATGTTCAATTGTTAATATACtattatgatttttaaaaattgcatgtgTTCAGCTCACAGCctgtaaatttaaaacttgttttataaaaaaaaatcttaatgtgaaaaaaaaatattgtacaacaaaattttgtcaACAGTTTCTTTCCGTTTTTATTAAGTTACATACTTAAGGCCTAGCATCAAAATAGAGTTGGGTACAATGCTGAGTTTACTTGGTCAGCTGGGCGGCtgcttgggcagcagcagcggcagctttgCGTGCATCCCGCTTTGCTTGCTTCTTGGCCTCCTTGGCATCAGCTTCGATATTGCGTCGCTTCTTCTTCAGCAGCCATTGCTCCTTCTCCTTGGACTGTTTCTCGCGTATCAGCTTACGGAAAAGATCACGATGACGCGGCTTTACCATGCGTGCCTGCAGACGATGCTCATCCACCTCAGCTTTGTGTAATTGTCGCTTGTTGACCTTGTGCACTTTGCCAGACTGCACGGACATTTTCTCTTtctaaaagtataaatattagtaaaGATTGTTTGACTTTGTATAGAGCTAAACGCACTTCTGCTTGCAAGCGTTTGGTCTTCTCATCGACCTCCTCCtcttcttcctcctcctcgCTGCCTTCTTCGCTTTGCTCTTCTTCCAAGTACTCATCAGTGTCTTCCTCATCTTCATTGACGCCATCGGCATCACCGTATTTCTTGTACTCTGCTGTCTCCTGCTGATAagcgagctgcagctgcgcgtCCAGAGCTTCCTGATCTACGTCATCCTCCTCTGCAGCTGCTTCATCCTCAGACTCATCATCGCTTTGGGCTGGCCATAAGAAAACatcaaagttaattaattcatttttaaagcttGCGCTTAGCGCTTACCGTGTGTCTCAATGAGCGATGGATCATGCAGCGCTTTCTCTTCAGGCGGTATGTAAGTATCACGCTTGGCGTCAACAAATGGTGATAGATGTGGTGGCAACGATTCACCCATAAAGTACTTGttagttggcagcagctggcgtTGATTCACACAATCGAATAGCCACTGTGGCTGTATGTAATCACGAGAGATGTACTGCGTGCTTACGCTTGGTCTGTCTACAATCTGATGTGTGATGGTCTCGTCGTTTTCATCGAAAGTTGCGCCAGCGAAAACGGAAGAATCCCAGGATACTTTACCGCCAAAGGAGCGGATAATGATTACCAGCGGTTCGCGTGGTACTTCACGATTAATATAGAATTTCAAGCCCTTGAAGAGCGTGCGCAGACGAGCTGTCTCCTGTGCTTCTTGCTTCATTTTGATTATGCGCTTGGAGTCACCATCCTGCTCCAACAGATccatatcaatatcaatatcaatatctTCTTCATCCTCTTGCACTTTATCTGTGCGCAGCAGCTCGAAGTTCAATGCAGCTATGCGATCTGATACAAAGCTTGATTCATCCTTAAATGTGTCCTCACTATCCTGCAGCATGTTGCTGGGAAATTGTGGTGGATAGGCCATGTTGAGGCCATGGAACAGGCGGAAATTAGTAAAGCCCAACATAATGGTGAAGAACTCGACGAAAATTGACATGACTTTGAAGTCCACCTCTTGACGTGACTGTGGCTTGAAGGGATAGTAATGTGGCACTATCCAGTTGACCTTTTGGCCCTTGATCTCTGCCTGGAAGTAATAGCCCTTGATGGATATAAACACCTTGCGCAGCGACTTGGAGGCAATAATGTAGTGCAAGAATTCAATTGTCAAGCGACGGCAAAGATTGGATTGCTCGCGTGGAATTAAATGCAGTGATGGAAATGTGCTGAACAGAAACATCAAGGTCAAGCAGTCATCCAAATCCTTAAGCGCATCAATAAAAGTGGGATAGCGTTCCTTAACTATATGATCCAGCTTAATCTCTGGGAACAAGGCCAGGCGGCGTTTCAGATTACGGAAATCTTTAATTGCACGATCGCGACCTGTTTTCTTCGCAAAGATCTGTAAGCAAATACAATGTTAGTACACTAactattataatttaagctattGCTGTACCTTGTAGTCACGCAGCGTCCATACGATGGGCTCATGTAGCAAAAAGCGTATATCCTTAGAATGGTAGAGCACCTTTATCTCTGAGGAGCCTTTCTGAGCGCGACGTCTGTGCTTAGGCTCACGTGGGTACACACCTTTCAATATGCACAGGCGACGGAAATCATTCAAagacagctgcagcttacgCAGCGCTGCACGCCGGCTGATGTACTGTGTAGCCTCACCAGACTCGTACTGCAAAGTCGCACATTTAGTTATTAACTTCATTTAGCGAAAATGATTGTGTCCCTTACCTTCTTTGGACGTCTCATATTTGCAGTTGTGTGTAGAAGCTATTTATTGAAGAAAAGCAACAGGTTCTTAGCTgctttttagatttatttaaaagaaaaacacaaacacgTGTTTGGTGTTGTGTTATTTCTCGTGGGAAGGGAAGAAAATCGATGTATCGAATAcactttaaatgcaaatactaGATTTCGTACATTAGCCGAGCTCTTGCTTACCGATAAGTCGCCGATTAAAATACTAAGAAAGTCAAATAGTCTATCGGCTACAGTCATCGATACGGTTCTCTTGAACAATTTACAATGGCGCCcactttaaattcaaacaacgTTTGCGTCTTTGGATAACTCATTTTATTGAatctgtttttattgtttttataggTAGGTATTGTATTGAGAAAATAACATACAGTCTAAGTTTGttgtattatataatattCGTTATATGTTAGTTAGTTTTGAacattaactttatatatattttttttggtttgcatttttgttgacTGCAAATTTTgcgcattataaatattttgttttgttaataacaaaagttttattgAACGGCCATTTGGTTTTCATTATTCGTTTGCTGCGGCTCTGCTATAACTCTGCTatataactttattattttcattttgctcgTTATTGACGCGCTCGTGTTTGTGTAAGAATgtgtgttattgttattgtaatgtattgtattgtattgtgtATCCTTAAGCGTTTTTTTAATGCATCTGAGtatgatttttgttgttgtatatttcACCTAAATAACTAGTTAACATTGTATCTATGTttcttgttttcattttcttttcgttttgatTTACATAAGTGTTGTTCCGTGTTGCGCCTCAACCTTAAAAATGCGTTTATATATCATTCGTTAAAGTATTTGACGTTATACTCGTATATTGTGTGCCAGTATATGTGTATATCGAAATTGactatttatttgatttgcttctAGTCCATGtggtttaatttttaagtgaTTGCTAATGAGTTCAGAGTTCAAAGGAAAGGTGGTGAAGTAATGTTCATGTTTGGTGTCTGTATAAAATCTATATGCTTTcattaactatatatgtattctataaagtaaataacatTCTGTATTATAGCATAAcggtattatatatatgcaactgTTTTCATTGTAAAGTAAAGCCGAATTCATGGTTCAGCAATTTCTGGGATTCCCGGGTTCATCAATGCATCACTTTCGTTTTGA
Proteins encoded in this region:
- the LOC108594233 gene encoding uncharacterized protein LOC108594233, which encodes MISKQPDYIISELGYPQWQQLWDNEVYKMCLPPAPPCSSSSSSSVTNPPYCSHSSSKAKRLLPWRETLDDCYKRLQQREQRVGQERSSNSLDVVAQQKWQKNHWNEQQRANSNNNSSSKRNQKCRNTTTDQTTTTTWDSSDLNSF
- the LOC108597341 gene encoding pescadillo homolog — translated: MRRPKKYESGEATQYISRRAALRKLQLSLNDFRRLCILKGVYPREPKHRRRAQKGSSEIKVLYHSKDIRFLLHEPIVWTLRDYKIFAKKTGRDRAIKDFRNLKRRLALFPEIKLDHIVKERYPTFIDALKDLDDCLTLMFLFSTFPSLHLIPREQSNLCRRLTIEFLHYIIASKSLRKVFISIKGYYFQAEIKGQKVNWIVPHYYPFKPQSRQEVDFKVMSIFVEFFTIMLGFTNFRLFHGLNMAYPPQFPSNMLQDSEDTFKDESSFVSDRIAALNFELLRTDKVQEDEEDIDIDIDMDLLEQDGDSKRIIKMKQEAQETARLRTLFKGLKFYINREVPREPLVIIIRSFGGKVSWDSSVFAGATFDENDETITHQIVDRPSVSTQYISRDYIQPQWLFDCVNQRQLLPTNKYFMGESLPPHLSPFVDAKRDTYIPPEEKALHDPSLIETHAQSDDESEDEAAAEEDDVDQEALDAQLQLAYQQETAEYKKYGDADGVNEDEEDTDEYLEEEQSEEGSEEEEEEEEVDEKTKRLQAEKEKMSVQSGKVHKVNKRQLHKAEVDEHRLQARMVKPRHRDLFRKLIREKQSKEKEQWLLKKKRRNIEADAKEAKKQAKRDARKAAAAAAQAAAQLTK